The following proteins are co-located in the Mycolicibacterium goodii genome:
- a CDS encoding EspA/EspE family type VII secretion system effector, translating to MGALDGFYSTWNKARETFGQGTPTDGSQFDRSSELLNMKASVEAAAPDDRWQGSGANAYAAANKEHAQVYEKLAELDRKMAAEVKNAANVVSVGRTNLDTAKGWVESMVNSLPATNEQDRERKLIPIAREGINKVDNIVKSATDDMRTIQGRVTGYKGEFEDLTNQKFAPSGDKDGKKDGEDKDDLLSARGEGDESTEESPAESGAADSEALQNGELTPEQRDRLVENTSLSPEQQAALDNGTLQLPPERMAYLQGFSQAFGDKTPAEIKAIMDQADAESAGTGGRVADAFQLASNENIKTGLPETNPPSIDHPSSGGKYALPEGVRDVLDGPVMTQEYTDGVFQDGRWIVPPEPTGPMHATPGLNDLADIIQRGNDNLQSGTALDAGLLAKSQELLDQSNHLPMSQANMPGGDAAERPRWYHEQIDPALQNMLNAVNKDDMVIHNAIVGPPQTHEPYGNTTVLSPEGQKFLDNLAQHQWQDDGLAAGGLFDWVGETANNDINNRAADTAHALAEFTSNNHDRLLNLPGTDKLPLGQVNPELTRDWARSLSPYFDDMVGEHGNDSNGIFSPLDPDGTPSPENTRHLMSVFASDQPPPNAKADDGHPLTASEISFNGTKSHVEDALSQAALSIPDPSAGDNLQAMKHAGRLQAAFDLGTYDEAADRLQNEFDARHSAWELRSKLFDLAMFDVGNLPFPHTSEVSGAFSLGKEFLIGHEPTPGAPPNVNLPDTYQAEKVMVETLARNGYGDPSIFGGNLIGGELNPPNQTGSDAFNDFRQQMTDYLNGIDFRNPDPTGGFNQMIDEYWKTYTTAVASGYHQK from the coding sequence GTGGGAGCGCTTGACGGGTTCTACTCGACGTGGAACAAGGCCCGCGAGACGTTCGGACAGGGCACACCCACCGACGGGTCCCAGTTCGACCGCAGCTCAGAACTTCTCAACATGAAAGCAAGCGTGGAAGCCGCCGCGCCCGACGACCGTTGGCAGGGCTCGGGCGCAAACGCCTACGCCGCGGCGAACAAGGAACACGCGCAGGTCTACGAAAAGCTCGCCGAACTCGACCGCAAGATGGCCGCCGAGGTCAAGAACGCCGCCAACGTCGTCAGCGTCGGACGCACCAATCTCGACACCGCCAAAGGCTGGGTCGAGAGCATGGTGAACTCCCTGCCCGCCACCAACGAGCAGGACCGTGAACGCAAGCTGATCCCCATCGCCCGTGAGGGCATCAACAAGGTCGACAACATCGTCAAATCGGCGACGGACGACATGAGGACGATCCAGGGGCGCGTCACCGGCTACAAGGGCGAATTCGAGGACCTTACGAACCAGAAGTTCGCGCCGAGCGGCGATAAAGACGGCAAGAAAGACGGCGAGGATAAAGACGATCTGCTCAGCGCAAGGGGCGAAGGCGATGAGTCGACCGAAGAATCACCCGCAGAATCTGGTGCAGCGGACTCTGAAGCACTTCAGAACGGAGAACTGACTCCCGAGCAGCGGGACCGTCTCGTCGAAAACACCTCCCTAAGCCCTGAACAGCAAGCTGCACTCGACAACGGCACTCTGCAGCTGCCACCGGAACGGATGGCTTATCTTCAGGGGTTCTCACAAGCGTTTGGCGACAAGACACCGGCCGAGATCAAAGCGATTATGGATCAGGCCGACGCGGAGTCGGCTGGAACTGGTGGTCGCGTAGCGGATGCATTCCAACTTGCTTCCAACGAAAACATCAAGACAGGACTGCCAGAGACGAATCCTCCATCGATCGACCATCCATCGAGCGGCGGTAAATATGCTCTGCCAGAAGGCGTTCGGGATGTACTCGATGGGCCTGTCATGACTCAGGAGTACACGGACGGCGTCTTCCAAGATGGCCGTTGGATCGTGCCGCCCGAACCCACCGGTCCGATGCATGCCACTCCGGGCCTCAACGACCTCGCCGACATCATCCAGCGCGGCAACGACAACCTCCAATCCGGTACTGCGTTGGATGCCGGTCTGTTGGCAAAGAGCCAGGAGCTACTCGATCAGTCGAACCATCTGCCGATGAGCCAGGCCAATATGCCCGGCGGCGACGCCGCGGAGCGTCCGCGTTGGTATCACGAACAGATCGATCCGGCATTGCAGAATATGCTCAACGCGGTCAACAAAGACGACATGGTCATTCACAATGCGATCGTCGGACCGCCCCAGACACATGAACCGTACGGGAATACCACCGTTCTCTCCCCAGAGGGTCAAAAGTTCCTCGACAACCTCGCCCAACATCAATGGCAAGACGACGGCCTCGCCGCAGGCGGATTGTTCGACTGGGTTGGCGAGACGGCGAACAACGACATCAACAATCGTGCTGCCGACACCGCTCACGCATTGGCTGAATTTACCAGCAACAATCACGACCGCCTCCTGAACCTTCCAGGGACAGACAAACTTCCCTTGGGGCAGGTGAACCCTGAACTCACACGAGACTGGGCGCGAAGCCTGTCCCCATACTTTGATGACATGGTCGGCGAACACGGCAACGACAGCAACGGAATTTTCTCTCCACTCGATCCCGACGGGACCCCGTCGCCGGAAAACACCAGACATCTCATGAGTGTCTTCGCGTCTGACCAGCCGCCACCCAATGCTAAAGCAGATGACGGACACCCTCTAACCGCCAGTGAGATTTCATTCAACGGCACGAAAAGTCATGTAGAGGACGCGTTAAGTCAAGCGGCCCTATCTATCCCTGACCCTAGTGCCGGTGACAATCTCCAGGCGATGAAACATGCAGGCAGACTACAAGCAGCGTTTGATTTGGGCACATATGATGAGGCCGCAGACCGGTTACAAAACGAGTTCGACGCCAGACACTCAGCATGGGAACTCAGAAGCAAGTTATTTGATTTGGCCATGTTCGACGTGGGGAACCTTCCCTTCCCCCACACGAGCGAAGTGTCTGGCGCCTTCTCCCTTGGAAAGGAATTTTTGATCGGACACGAACCGACGCCTGGCGCCCCACCAAATGTCAACCTACCCGACACCTATCAGGCTGAAAAGGTGATGGTTGAGACGTTGGCTCGTAACGGCTACGGCGACCCATCGATTTTTGGCGGAAACCTGATTGGCGGAGAACTCAACCCCCCGAACCAGACGGGTAGCGATGCCTTCAACGACTTCCGACAGCAGATGACCGACTACCTCAATGGAATCGACTTCAGAAATCCCGACCCAACCGGAGGTTTCAATCAGATGATCGACGAGTACTGGAAGACATATACGACTGCGGTCGCGTCTGGGTATCACCAAAAATGA